The DNA region GCGGTACGCGTACGAGGAGGCGATCGGGCACTGCGTGCTGCCACACGTGGTCGCCGACAAGGACGGGATCGCGGCGGCAGCGGTGTGGTGTGCGATGGTCGGGTCGGGCGGGCCGTCGGTCGGCGCGCGGCTCGCCGCGCTGGACTCGGAGTTCGGGGCGCACCTCCGGCGGAACGTGGCGCTGCCCCTGGCGGCCGACTCGGACCCGGCGGCGGCGCTCCGGCGGGCTGCCGGGCTGCTCGCCTCCGTCGGTGAGGTCCGGCCACTGGAGGGCACCGCGGGCTTCCGGGTGGACTCGGGAGGTGCCCGCGCGGTGGTACGGCCCTCCGGCACGGAGCCGCTGCTCAAGACGTACGTCGAGGCGTGGACTCCGCCGGCGCCCTCGACATCGGACCGCGACGACGCCGCCCGGCGACTCGCGGAGCTCGGTGACGCGGTCGCGGGCGCGGTGGGCGGTTAGCGGCTGTCGGCTGGCGGTTGCCGACTGGCGGTTGCCTGCTAGCGGGGCCCGAAGAGTCGGTCGCCCGCGTCACCCAGGCCGGGGACGATGAAGGCGTTCTCGTCGAGGCACTCGTCGATCGTCGCGGTGACCAGGGTCGCCGCCAGCCCGGAGGTGCGCACGGCCTCGATACCCTCCGGTGCACACAGGACGCACACCACGGTGACGCCGGTCGCCCCGCGCGCCGCGAGTGTCTCCAATGTCGACACCAGCGACCCGCCCGTGGCGAGCATCGGGTCCAGGACCACTACGTGGCGACCGGCGAGGTCGTCCGGCAGCGAGCACAGGTAGGACACCGGCTCGTGACTCTCCTCGTCGCGGGCCAGGCCGATGAACCCGACCTGCGCGCCCGGCATCAGACGGGTAGCCGGATCCAGCAGGCCCAGTCCGGCCCGCAGCACCGGCACCACGAGCGGCACGCCGTCCACCGCGACCGCGGTGGTGTCCGTGATCGGCGTGGTCACGGTGACCTCGGTCGTCGGCACGGACCGGAAGGCCTCGTAGCAGAGCATGGTGCCGAGGGCGTCCATCGCGGCGCGGAACCCGGCGGTGTCGGTGGCGGAGTCGCGC from Dietzia sp. B32 includes:
- the upp gene encoding uracil phosphoribosyltransferase → MDIIVVDHPLVGDRLRTLRDSATDTAGFRAAMDALGTMLCYEAFRSVPTTEVTVTTPITDTTAVAVDGVPLVVPVLRAGLGLLDPATRLMPGAQVGFIGLARDEESHEPVSYLCSLPDDLAGRHVVVLDPMLATGGSLVSTLETLAARGATGVTVVCVLCAPEGIEAVRTSGLAATLVTATIDECLDENAFIVPGLGDAGDRLFGPR